The Indicator indicator isolate 239-I01 chromosome 18, UM_Iind_1.1, whole genome shotgun sequence region TTATTGTAAACCATTAATATGTGGTTGTGAGATGTACTTTGGTGTgtgttctcccaagtaacattatcttttaaaaaaaagaaaaataacattttaccatctttttctcctcctgcagttCCTCTATTCTTACTCACTTAACTTGCacacatattaaaaaaacattaaaaggaTTTGTTTAAAAACTACCTTTTGGAGACTTTATGATATTCCAGTAAGGACGTTTTCCAGTAGGATCTGGGCATATCCAGTTGTTCTCTGAGCTTAGTGTGTCTGGGGGAatcttttgaatttttttttttttttaaaagcttgatCCCATATTCACATGAAGTGCTGTCAGAATATTCTTAGTGATGTTGGTCATTTGCTAAAGCTCAGGGGCTGTAGCAGAAGTGTGCTGCCGTCTTCGGTGAGGGCTCAGATACAAGATCAAGTTCTTGTGGTCCAATCTGTATTACTACAGTGTACATACAGCATGTGCCCAGCTTAATGCACCACCTGTGAGCAGTAAAACATGGCACCACACAGCCACATTACCTGCACACCCCAAGAGACACCAAACTTGGGGTTGTTTGAATATAGATTGCTTATATGTAATACAATCCAACTATAGGAAGAAAGCTGAAGTCTTTCACTTGCCATCTCTGATTTCAGAGAGAAGTATTTTAGGTTAGTTTGTTTCCCAGGCATACAGAAGGTTAAAAGAGGCCCCAAACAATCAAGGTAAGGAATAATCAGCTAGAAATTCAAGATACAGCCTGTGTACTGTTTTCTTGTGGAGAAAGAGGTAGTAAAGTTGTGAAAACTAGTGTGGTTTAAGTTATCCTACACTGCTACACAGAACTGCAAATGTAATGAGTGCTCAGGGTTTAATCAGGCATTTTTCAATCTCTTTAGGGAAAGAGAACTATCAGACAAGACTTCTTTATGCCAATAATAGTTTCTCACATGTGCAGCAGCAATCACATTGTGTGAGGATTTGTCTCCAATAAAATCAGACAACAGAGCTGTTGTAACCATAGCTCCAGCATTCCTTGTGTTCTCCTAGGAAATAATttcaagttaaaaaacaaacaaacaaacaacaaaaaaattggcATAATAAAAGGCTGTCATTTAAaatcctgaggaaaaaaaccaaagtaCAAAAGCCCAAACCATTAGGAGAAAAGAAACGAATTCATAAGGGAGGATCCTTGGGGTCAGAACCATCAGCTGCTCAAAGTGCACACAGACAGCTTTCTCCATCCACATcgtggaaaaaaaaccttggAGTAAATGAGCTGTCCTAGAAAAGCACCATGTGTTGCATCAAGATTTCTGCAGTTTTACCACCTGGGCAATTTTAAGGTAGGTTTTTCACCGGTATGAGGAACAGAGGGCCCATGCTGAGTTACTGCTCAGCACAGACCAAAGCCTGAGGAGATATGTGCAAAAGTGTCTACTGATTATCCATGGTACCGTATGCTGGAGAGGAGGTTTCAGCACTGGCTTTTGCTGAGCTTTCTCATGACCTTTTGCTCTCTATCTTGGCCAGAGTTTCCCTGTCGTACCTTGACTGTGTCCCAGTGACATGGATGAGAGTGCACAGGCCACTGTGCACAGGGGATGCTGTCAGGTCTTACAGCACTGAGGCAAGACGAGTGAGTGCTGGAGGACAGACAGCTTGCAATGCTCTTGCTGAAAATGGTTATATGGGGAAAATCACTCTGTTAAATCTACTCAAAATCCACAATGACCCACAAATTATATTAGCCAGGAATATTTCCATGTTTTGCTCCCCGTTGTGGCCCCACTTACCACCCACTGTAAACTGAGAATGAGCTGAAGAAAGTTATCAagagctgccttctgctctcccAAGAGGCAGCAGTTTCTGTATAGCACCAACATATGCTCCTGCAGCTGCGCTGGATGGGTTGAGGAAGCCAAAAGGGTTGGGTCTTACATGAAAGCCCATCCGGGCCAGCACTTGTACTTAATGCTTGTTCTTCCTCATAACCCTTAAATAACTGATGAAAACCACGTGAAACCCCCCATTGTCCCATCCCTGCACTGGATATTGCACAACACTATTTCAATACCGTATAACCAAGTCATCCCTACATGGAGAAGGCCATCACAGAGCACGCTGAGGCCAGCTTGGCACGTACCACCATGATCCCTGGGCACACTCCTGCCAAGCCTGACCACAGCTTCTTGAGTCACATAGGAAACAGGTGAGGTTAAAGGAGAGGAACCAAAATGCTGTCTGTGGCAATGAATGTTTTTTTGGGGTGATGAAGGCAGTCCAGTCCCCTGTGAAGGACAGAGCAGgtcaggaacaggctgcttcATGAGTGCCCACGGGAGCCTGGATGTCCCACTTTGAAGATGTTTGCTGCTCCAGCTGTCCTGACACCAGTGTTCTGGGTGAGAAGGAaaacagggaaaagagagaggagtgaGCACTGATGAAAGAGCAAAGCTGCCCTCTCACTGTCCTGGAGCTGACTTTAGAGCCAGCCAGAGGAAGCCTGTCCTTGTTCACATGCTTTCACACCCAAATCCATCACACAGGAAACTCTCCCACCAGGGGCACGGTGAAGCTCAtgcagttctctctctttcacaGCTAGCCTCAAGTATAGTTCAGGTTGGAAGCAGCACCTGGGGCATGTGGAGTAGGAGTGTTTTGTATCAAGGAGTCCAGTTTGCAGGGAGCTGAACTGAGCAACTGAAATTCCTGACCTAATCAAGGGCAATTTTGGGAAACACTCCCTGCAGAGAAAGCATCTCCTTAGCCATGGCTAGAGAGAATTTCTGTTTCTTACTAGTGTCTTCAACAACTACATGGACTTCCTTGGTTTTCTGCTAACCATTCTGAGTCACTCACACACACCTTGACTCCCCCACTGCTCAGCGTCACTCACACAAATGGCTTCTCTGAGGAAGTGCTCAGGGAGTAAAGGACTGGATTCACTGTTTTGCTTAATAAGGAACAGGTTAAAACAGAGATGTCTCTAACAAAGGTAACCAACCAAACAGCCTCTCCATTTCCACCCATCAGGGCTGTGCATGAAGGTGTCTGCAGTCTGAGTTACTCCCTTCTGAACATGGTTTCCCAAGGGAGTGGGACTGCACTCAGAGCCtacctctgcagcaggctggagctgTCCTGGAGTTCTGTGGtgtgcaggaggcagtgagGTGGCAGAGCTGTTCCCTGGCCAGGCTCTGGGTCTAGCTGGGATGGGATCAGCTGGCAGAGCTCTTTGGGGTGGCCGGGGCCTAGAAATATCCTACGcaggaagaaaacagttttgaaTTCTTAGCCTGAACAGACACTCAGCCTGAGAACAGAGATAAACTTTGCATTCACTTTACATGACCTGAACTCCTGGTTACAGCCACAGGCCCTTCAGACCTCTtggctggttttctttttttttaggtctGAGACATCAGCCTGGGTATGCAGCTGCACACCTCGAGGTCTCTGGTTTGGAGTTAGCCCCAGGAATACTACAATCTAATGGCTGATTtacaaagaacagaagaaacatTACAGACTGGGCAGAAGTCCCCATCACAACTCAGTCCATAGCCTCCATGCCTGAGACAAAGGATTGAAGGGAGACAGCTAAAACCATGCTTGCAAAGACCTCTCCCTCTATGAATCAAGGAGGGAGCACAGGTGGCTGCCATGATGGCTAATTGTATTACACAGGTGATTAGTGGTTTTTGGCATCTATGAGTTTTTCACCCATCAAGGGTCATGAAAACCAGATGGCCTgaggctgctgggcagctggctTCAGGACAACCAAACAGGGCAAAAGGGTTACCTTGCTCTGCCTCCTAAATGGAGCTATGTGCTGAAAGCACATTGTGTGCTGGTTGCTAGAGGATCCAGAAGTTTTAAGCCTTGAATTTTGCAAGTAATTGGGAGGCTATTTTCCAGAGCCTTTCAGTGAGCCCCATTACTGATGCACCTGGAAGCAAGTTCCACATGCATACACTCACTGTGTGATTGCCCATACAAATGCCTGTAAGCCCTATAGACATCTACACATGAGCCTATACAAACACATACATGCAGCCCTGAAGCAGTGGCTTATGGCTTTGTTTGTGCACACAGCTGTCCCTTGTAGGATACTCAGAGCATTACATTTTCCACTTGTCTAACGAGTTTCAGTGCAAAGCATGCCCTTGGGGAGAAGTTACCCACACAAGAACTAACTGCCTGCTGTTGCTTAGTCCCTGTGCTAAGTCTCTGGCTTACAGGCGCTGCTCTAATAAACACAGCTGCACTCACAGCTTGGAGGGCACCCAAAAACCCTTCAGTGTCCTTAGACTATGCATAAATGTGACTCTCCACGACTGCATCAGCTGATGCTGGAGGATCTATTGCTCTCCAAGGACCTTGCCCTctgactgcaggaaggacaaggCAGACTAAAATCCACCACTGACCGCTGGGTCCAAAGAGCTCCTACAGGGATTGCAGGAGACCACATCTGGCAGATACTGCAAGCATCTAGGAAGGACACTGACACTAGCAAGCAGTGACATTATTTCCCCTGTACATCTTGTAGCCCTCCTCCAAGCCAGAAGTGGTAAGGTTTCTGTTGAAAATCCTAGAAAAATTGTTCCATCTAGTAGGTCTGACTGAGATAAAGAGATTGGATGGTCAGGGAGGGAACACAATGGAGATTGTGGGGAACTTGTCAACAACCAGCTGGGAAGGATACCTATTCCTTATTGACTACAGTCAGCTTCCTccttttgttttagttttctttcctgctgaaATGCCAGCTGTTCACAGGAACAATGGACCTAGAAACAAATCCCATTCGCtaaaatattttgggtttgttttcaatTATATCCTTCAGAGAGAGGCTGCCTTGGAGCTAGCCTCCTGCTATCCTCTGTAATTCAACTCTTTGAGTCTTTGCTGGCCCTAACCTAATGGAGCtggtaaagaaatattttaagtcAGTGTGAGTGATTTGCCACCTTTTCCATAAGAATATGGGGTCTGTACTAAACTCTGAACAAAATTACCAGCATAAGTAAACCAACACCCTTTCCTCATAACTCTCAGCCTCATGGCTAGGATTTTGGGTTAAGTTTTCTGTGCAATATGCTAAAGGTCCTACTTCTGTTCCACATCAACGTTTGTCTGAGGCTCCCAAGGCTTTAGCCCAGAAATAGCCAAATGTAAGGTAGCTGGGGGATCATCCCAAGGAATTAAGATCTTGCACTCAGTACTGAACATCAGACCTAGCACTGACTGGCAATGTCAGAAAGGGATAAAGTACATGCAAATAGCAGGAGGAGCTATGCTGGGCTTGCTTAGGGAAAAATTTGTACAGTCCTTTAGTTCCTGGGAATTATCTATTTGATTTGCAAATGAAAATGCTTAGGAGACCTTGGAAAAGTGAATGCTGCTTTGTGATCCAAGCTGACTTTAAGTCCAGGTCAGAGCAATCAGGGGACCTCAATTAAGAGTAATTGTGCATACTAGTGTCCAGCACTGTCATTGTCAGCTATGCTACAAAGCAAGGAGGACCACTGGTAATTGTCCTGTGGCAAGATggagcacacactgcatggTAATTCCTGCACTCCCACCAGTGTTAAGAGAggcttcaccagcctcattcaGAACAAACCTCCCATCAAACCCCATCTGGGCAGCAGTGCAACTCCTTACCTGAGAGGCAGGGGGTTTgggagcaggaggggctggccTGCTCGGGGGTGGCCGCCGGGCAATGTCCTTCAcgggtgctggcagtgctggtccAGCAGGCTgccccacaccactgctggagCCAGTGGAGAAGGTGGATGGCTGCTTTCTGTTCATTTGGGGCCCTGGAGGTTGCTGAGGAGGAGGTTTTGATGGGATTTCAGGGAAGCCAATCACCTGTGCAGAAGACCCACAAGCCCCTGGAGTTATGCATTTCCACTTTAAACCACCTCTTTACTCTTAAGATACACTTTTGAGAACCTCCATGAGGTCTATGAGCCACATAGGAGAAATATTGCCTCCAACACCAGTATGTGCTGCATATGTCTAGTAGGTATTGATTAGATAGGCTGGGAAAATTTGGGATCATGAGGCAAAAATGGAAATCAAAAGAACAGAGTAGTTCTGGCATTAGAGTTGTAAGTGAAACTTGCAAATAAACCCAGGGTTCGCAAGTTCCACAGTTTTGAGAGTGGGATCACCAGGAGAGACAAGTGGCTACACAGGCTTAGTTGAATCCCAGATCCTGCCTTTAAGGAAACTGCTAAAAACAGATACTGCCTTCACCCTCCAATGACTTCTAGCCATGGATGATGTTTGTCTATTTTTCCAACCCCTACGTGAAACCATTCCCTTATTGCAGTATGAAAGGGAACCAGATCCCACATCTCAGGGCAGCTGCATCTCATCCCAGGCAGGTGGAAGGTGACCTTGCCCCtaccttcctctgctgctggggagtttTCAACTTGAAGGCAGGGTTTGCATGCCCATTTCCAGATGTGTCACTggcaacaagaaaaaagaaaagagtgtGTTATTTCCttgatgttttcttcttttgctcctCTGTATTTTCCACTGTATTTTGACTGAAGTAAAAAAATGAGAAGCAAATACTGACTATACCCACAAACCCATTTAGTCATATCCCTCACAGCCTTTGCAATTTCTCATCAGTCCTGATGCTGAAAGGGGTGGATGTAAGCAGACAAGGCACTGACAATTTACCTGAATTGTGGGGTCTTCTTTAGAGAACAGATGGCAAATTTATTCCAGCACTTGAAATAATAGAATAAAAACAGAATTCCAATGAGAAGGAGAATTGGAGCCAGGATTGCAAGAGTTATCACAACTGCTGAAGGACCTGAGGGTAAGAAATAAGAGTTAGTTAAATGGAAAACTCTCTGCTCCCAGACTAATTCAATTCCTTCTGAAGTGCCACCATAGTAGACTTGGTCCCACTCACCTTCAGGCACGGGAGGACCACTGTCCAAGCTTCCTCCCCTACCCCGCTTGTTGCAAAATGGGGGGGCCCACCCCTGGTTGCAGTGGCAGTTCTTGTTGTTATTGCAGACCTGGAGAAGGAAGACTCAGAGATTTTAGTGCCAGCTCCTAAAAAAACtgcaagctaaaaaaaaaaaaacattaagcCCTTGCTGgataaaaaataatgaagaaggccaagtgcagtATGAACCTGGTATCAGGTAGCATGGTATCAGCACTGAGCTGAATGACCACCCACAGCTGAATGGAGGGCAGCCCCTCCTGCTTCAGCCtgaaatggagaggaaaaggaagacaCCTACTCCATTGCCATGGCACTTCTTGTTACAGCTTTCAGAATCAAAGATGCTGGATGTGTTCTGACAGCGTCCCTCAAAGCAAACCTGCAGAGAAAggatccaaaaaaaaaaaaatagcattagCTCTTTGGGTTATGTACCGTATTACTGCCTTTTGTGACCTGCAGGGTCCTAGACAACTTGGCAGTACAAGTAATACCCTGGGCAAAACAACAGGCCATGAGGTTAACCTAGCTCCCAAGCAAACATGCAATTGCTGCCCTACATCCCAGCTGACAAGAATCAGAGCTCAGAAGCTGACAGCTTGGTCATGTCCATGTGGCAAGTCCCTGAAGGAGCTCTTGCACACATTGAATTTTAATTCCATGTCTCACCTCTAAGCAACACAACCACAACCAACTAACAAATCTCAAATACAGCACTGGCACTGAACTTCATCTGGCAAAGACTTAAGCTATAGCCTTCTTCCATTGCTTCTCAGTAGCCtttaagaatttatttttatgacAAACATAAAAATCCCCTAGAAAGGCATTAGACAATAAGAAATTAATGGTTTGATAATCACAAAGCACTTTTCCAGCACTTTTCTGAACTTCCCCCAAACCATTACAGACTATACCTACATGATGGCTCCCACATTTTGTTCCAGTCAGCACCAGGCCAGGATCCAGCATCTCCTTTTCTTCACTCTCAGATCTGTACACATGGGTCCCCCGGCACCTCAGCTGCATCCTCTGTGTGCGGATGGTTGTGTCAATGGCCACCGCGTTggactgcaggggtttggaagcagagctctggcacTGGATCTTCCCACATTTAGCATCTCTGATTTCAAAGGAAAGGCTAAAGTGATTATTCTGCCTTGCTGAATGTTTTGCAGGCATCACCTCTACAcataaataaaagcagcagtgttGAGTCATTGTTCAACAACAGAAGAGGCAAGCACCTGCCAAGAGCTAGCCCAAGCAACAGTGTCTGATGGGTACTGGTGGTACCATTTCACTGTCCCCAGAGGTAGGCAAaaatcactgagaagagtgagatttttttctttcattaaagaGCTATATTTAACTTATGGATTTGAAAATCCcctcttcttttgctttgaaaaaaataccAGCTAGAAGTTTGAAAAtgcaaaaggcaaggaaaatggTAAACTTCAAGCTTCGGTCACAAGGCCTCTAAGTCTAGCAAGGATGCAGCTGGTTTCCCAGGAGGCAAAGGGAATGAAACCAAAGCATGGATCAGTTTTATCTACTGGcccatattttttaaatatagaaaAACATCTTCTCCAAGGAGCAACTCTTGGCTGCTTTCTACCTCATCTCACATTTCTTGTAGTTGCCGTAGATGTCCTTCCCGCAGTTCCCATAGATGTCTCCAGCAGCATTAACCTTCTCAAAGCAGGCATCTGGTGCTGGCCTTGCTCCTGCATGGAAAAGACTCATATGGCTGATTCCTGTGGAGCCTGGCAGCCCATGTCACCCCACACCAAGCCCTcagttgttggtttgttttattttttctgggaTGGTTTGAGCATGGGAAATTTTGGTGCCTCCTCCAAGTGAGCAAGGCAGACTTTGCCCCTGATAACTGGTCAGCCTGCCTTTCATAGGGTGAGTAAGAGTAGGATGCCACATAACATTGCCTGCTCAAAAGGCCAAGATGTTTCACTGCAAGTAGTGTCCTTACCaggaccccagagctgcacacactgCTCTTGGTAGGTGAGGCACATGCCACTGTAGCAATAGGCCCTTCCTCCATCACAGGAAGCCCCATCAATTAGGTAAGAGTTGAGAGGGCAAAACGGTGACTCGCCAGTGCAGTACTCTGGGAGGTCACAGAGTCCTGATCTTTCCCTGCAGAGAGTTCCTGGAGACATCAGctaaaaagacagaaagggaaaaaaaaaaactga contains the following coding sequences:
- the ADAM19 gene encoding disintegrin and metalloproteinase domain-containing protein 19, whose protein sequence is MRGRGLLCGIALSLLLRPPRVVAGSEPQPEVLVPRWAAPGSPSNEKHPFRAEVTVEAEGQELILELEKNGNLFAPGYTETHYSQTGQTQTIPLAHTEHCFYHGVVRGQEHSSVMLSACRGLRGLIMLNSNSSYILEPVPDSPDQHLIYRLDNLRLQGGACGYQGTGDAAEDWLRDFTTGMKPPHQRVKRETLQATKYVELLLVADYAEFQKHHFNIEATRLKLVEAANYVDKFYRSLNIRIALVGLEIWSNWNKCDVSENPYSTLKSFLAWSSKERTYRKHDNAQLITGVPFQGTTVGLAPVMAMCSDFQSGGVNMDHSDNAIGVAATIAHEMGHNFGMNHDSAGCCTTPAADGGCIMASATGHPFPKVFNQCNRKELEKYLQSGGGMCLSNMPDTKKMYGGKKCGNGYLEEGEECDCGEVEECKNPCCDASTCSLKLGAECAHGSCCHQCKLMSPGTLCRERSGLCDLPEYCTGESPFCPLNSYLIDGASCDGGRAYCYSGMCLTYQEQCVQLWGPGARPAPDACFEKVNAAGDIYGNCGKDIYGNYKKCEMRDAKCGKIQCQSSASKPLQSNAVAIDTTIRTQRMQLRCRGTHVYRSESEEKEMLDPGLVLTGTKCGSHHVCFEGRCQNTSSIFDSESCNKKCHGNGVCNNNKNCHCNQGWAPPFCNKRGRGGSLDSGPPVPEGEWDQVYYGPSAVVITLAILAPILLLIGILFLFYYFKCWNKFAICSLKKTPQFSDTSGNGHANPAFKLKTPQQQRKVIGFPEIPSKPPPQQPPGPQMNRKQPSTFSTGSSSGVGQPAGPALPAPVKDIARRPPPSRPAPPAPKPPASQDISRPRPPQRALPADPIPARPRAWPGNSSATSLPPAHHRTPGQLQPAAENTGVRTAGAANIFKVGHPGSRGHS